From a region of the Helianthus annuus cultivar XRQ/B chromosome 5, HanXRQr2.0-SUNRISE, whole genome shotgun sequence genome:
- the LOC110943162 gene encoding uncharacterized protein LOC110943162 — protein sequence MSILSGRQTNAWSDNWCSCSPLRSFISPRAIANAGLNLRSTVADLIDDISQWKWPQAWFDIFPVLINIPSPHPLVDMADRCSWKDMEGNLCHFRSWEVWNTLRHRGDRVDWVDSIWFSQCIPRHSFHMWLVITNKLKTQDRMATWQAGSTTNLILMCCPLCYHDRDSRDHLFFQCSFATEVWDSVRKMVNMESVNNTWSSVMQWMVQNANSRKLDRIVGKLLIAAATYYAWQERNNRLFSSVQRTPDMLSHVIISTVRLKIMGFKLGRDWKHRNLLDTWQISIKNLDCDPG from the coding sequence ATGTCTATCCTGAGCGGTCGGCAAACGAATGCTTGGAGTGATAACTGGTGTTCTTGTAGTCCTCTCAGATCCTTTATTTCTCCTCGGGCAATAGCCAATGCGGGTCTTAACCTTCGGTCTACTGTTGCGGATCTTATTGATGATATCAGCCAATGGAAATGGCCTCAAGCTTGGTTCGATATTTTTCCAGTTCTTATAAATATTCCTTCACCGCATCCTTTAGTTGATATGGCTGATCGATGTAGTTGGAAAGATATGGAAGGGAACCTTTGTCATTTTCGGTCTTGGGAAGTTTGGAATACTTTGCGTCACAGGGGTGATAGGGTTGATTGGGTTGACTCGATTTGGTTCAGTCAATGCATTCCTCGGCATTCATTCCATATGTGGTTAGTGATAACTAATAAGTTAAAGACGCAAGACAGGATGGCTACTTGGCAAGCTGGTAGTACTACAAATCTGATTCTTATGTGTTGTCCTCTTTGTTACCATGATCGAGATTCTAGAGACCACCTTTTCTTTCAATGCTCCTTTGCCACGGAAGTTTGGGATTCAGTGAGGAAAATGGTCAACATGGAGAGTGTCAATAACACATGGTCCTCGGTTATGCAGTGGATGGTTCAAAATGCAAATTCTCGCAAGCTTGACCGGATTGTTGGTAAGCTCCTTATTGCGGCTGCTACGTACTATGCATGGCAAGAGAGGAATAACCGGTTATTTTCTAGTGTCCAACGAACCCCTGATATGCTTTCCCATGTTATCATCAGTACGGTTCGATTGAAGATTATGGGGTTCAAGCTTGGGAGGGACTGGAAGCACCGTAACCTCTTGGATACCTGGCAGATTTCGATAAAGAATTTGGATTGTGACCCGGGCTAG
- the LOC110943164 gene encoding uncharacterized protein LOC110943164, which yields MNSDGFFFFKFDSKEGMMKVLEGGPWLIRKVPLFLNVWSPSVNLRKECIKSVPVWVKLHNVPIAIYTDGGLSLLASKLGTPKRLDGYTADMCVDNWGRSSFARALIEISADNDLKDYITVAIPKLDKDGYITEKVKVEYEWKPQRCSVCCVFGHSDQSCPKNVAPKAKQVVIDDEGFITDERKMARKGVMQKKQRAKFVYKPKIGSSGASTSGTKNDKPDSNVNANVATKNSFEVLSKSDGDADIPLVNAKSTGPKVVVPNRPSEGYVEEIVEVVPTEMSKFMSNTSLGSNAEGASTPGFTGLNG from the coding sequence ATGAATTCTGACGGattcttctttttcaagtttgacTCTAAGGAGGGGATGATGAAAGTGCTTGAAGGAGGGCCATGGTTAATTAGAaaggttcctcttttcttgaatgtTTGGTCGCCTTCGGTCAACCTCAGAAAGGAGTGTATTAAGTCGGTTCCGGTTTGGGTGAAACTCCATAATGTTCCTATTGCTATTTACACGGATGGTGGGCTGAGTTTATTAGCGTCTAAGTTGGGTACTCCTAAACGGTTGGATGGCTATACGGCTGATATGTGTGTAGATAACTGGGGGAGAAGTAGTTTTGCCCGTGCTTTAATTGAGATTAGTGCGGATAATGATTTAAAGGACTATATTACGGTTGCAATTCCGAAACTTGATAAGGATGGTTATATTACTGAAAAGGTGAAGGTTGAGTATGAATGGAAGCCTCAGAGATGCTCGGTTTGCTGCGTCTTTGGTCATAGTGATCAATCTTGTCCTAAGAATGTCGCTCCAAAAGCTAAGCAGGTTGTCATTGATGATGAGGGTTTCATAACGGATGAGAGGAAAATGGCTAGAAAAGGGGTTATGCAAAAGAAACAGAGGGCCAAATTTGTGTATAAGCCGAAAATAGGAAGCTCGGGTGCTAGCACGTCGGGTACGAAGAATGATAAGCCGGATTCTAATGTGAATGCCAATGTGGCAACCAAAAACTCTTTTGAAGTTTTGTCTAAGTCAGACGGGGATGCGGATATCCCTCTTGTTAATGCAAAATCTACGGGGCCAAAGGTGGTTGTTCCTAATAGACCGAGTGAGGGTTATGTGGAAGAGATTGTAGAGGTTGTGCCTACGGAAATGTCGAAATTTATGAGTAATACTTCTCTTGGAAGCAAtgctgagggggcaagcactcccgggtTTACGGGTTTAAATGGATAG